The proteins below come from a single Procambarus clarkii isolate CNS0578487 chromosome 54, FALCON_Pclarkii_2.0, whole genome shotgun sequence genomic window:
- the LOC138352560 gene encoding uncharacterized protein produces MRSSLRHRNECDRKKLQGFIKIYNSENSEILSEKDAIEGILPWHNLLPHHSQNVSLAQKKKAVEDVELQKRSREEQQHTVQEMLHYLAYYKNKREILTEHTEELLCGIFPSYLSKDPNKYTIEEKHLSTKNKSGILALLKQGQKLCSDKLSDAKRLFGYQEEDVDVSEPYLELCDSEDDDDEDEELLLN; encoded by the exons atgcgctcttcactccggcacagaaatgagtgtgataggaaaaagcttcaaggcttcataaaaatctacaatagtgaaaactctgaaattctcagtgaaaaggatgcaatagaaggtatcctgccatggcacaatttattgcctcatcatagccaaaatg tgtcccttgctcaaaaaaagaaggcagtagaagatgtggagcttcagaagagatccagagaagagcaacaacacactgttcaagaaatgctgcattatctcgcatattacaagaataagagagagattttaaccgaacatactgaagagttgttatgtggaatttttccttcatatctaagcaag gatcctaacaagtacactattgaagagaagcacctatcaaccaaaaataagagtggaatcttggctcttttgaagcaagggcaaaagttgtgttctgacaagctgagtgatgcaaagcgtttatttggataccaggaagaggatgttgatgtttccgagccctacctggagctttgtgacagtgaagatgatgatgatgaagatgaagaattactactaaactga